A window from Nitrospirota bacterium encodes these proteins:
- a CDS encoding M48 family metallopeptidase, whose protein sequence is MREGRHVELAVSVGRRELLRLGAQTVLGIVAAGGILPYLVGCVRAPGTARDQLIFLSEEKEIAMGVSAFREVLRQTRLNENPEINEMVHRVGQRIAAVANKPEYHWEFAVIQDDRVINAFALPGGKVAVFTGILKITQNEAGLATVMGHEVAHALQRHGAERMSRGILEQIAQVGALAGAATGAVNPSVAMGAMGAYGVGVSLPFNRKQESEADYIGLRLMAQAGYDPREAVAFWERMSGCPRQMIGKLCFRSQQAIPEFLSTHPSDVTRINQIEAWIPEAMRYYRPAEGLEPVHPREPYQPPIGPMPKTG, encoded by the coding sequence ATGCGTGAGGGAAGACACGTGGAGTTAGCCGTGTCCGTAGGCCGGCGGGAGCTGCTGCGCCTTGGCGCGCAGACGGTGCTGGGGATCGTGGCCGCCGGGGGCATCCTACCATATCTGGTCGGATGCGTTCGCGCGCCCGGCACGGCGCGCGACCAGCTCATCTTCCTCTCGGAGGAAAAAGAGATCGCGATGGGCGTCAGCGCTTTCCGCGAAGTGCTGCGCCAGACCCGGTTGAACGAAAATCCCGAGATCAACGAGATGGTTCACCGGGTCGGCCAGCGGATCGCCGCGGTCGCCAACAAACCCGAGTATCACTGGGAGTTCGCGGTCATCCAGGACGATCGCGTGATCAACGCCTTTGCGCTGCCGGGCGGCAAGGTCGCCGTGTTCACCGGTATCCTGAAGATTACGCAAAACGAGGCGGGACTCGCGACCGTGATGGGGCACGAGGTCGCCCATGCGCTGCAACGGCACGGCGCCGAACGGATGAGTCGCGGGATTCTCGAACAGATCGCCCAGGTCGGCGCCCTGGCCGGGGCCGCGACCGGCGCCGTCAATCCGAGCGTCGCCATGGGCGCCATGGGCGCCTACGGCGTGGGAGTGTCGCTGCCGTTCAATCGCAAGCAGGAATCGGAAGCCGATTACATCGGCCTCCGCCTGATGGCGCAAGCCGGATACGACCCGCGCGAGGCGGTGGCGTTCTGGGAGCGGATGAGCGGCTGCCCCCGGCAGATGATCGGCAAACTGTGCTTTCGCTCCCAGCAGGCCATTCCGGAGTTTCTGTCCACGCACCCCTCAGACGTGACCCGGATCAACCAGATCGAGGCCTGGATCCCGGAAGCCATGCGTTACTACCGGCCGGCGGAGGGCCTTGAGCCGGTTCACCCCCGGGAACCGTATCAACCACCGATCGGACCGATGCCGAAGACCGGATAA
- the sppA gene encoding signal peptide peptidase SppA, translated as MRNRLRTCVGLVAFLAVPLQFGCITINLPPPPGPLEEVQVSGAGDAKVLLVDLSGIISSQEQDGFISRPSLVATLKEELTKAAKDDKVKAVVIRINSPGGTVTASDILYHELKAFKTSRKIPIVASILDVGASGGYYIAASADAILAHPSSVTGSLGVIMLTINARGLLEKVGVEATAVTSGPRKDMGSPFRAMTPEERAIFQGVIDSFYQRFLTVVQEGRPNLSMDQIKKLADGRIYSGEQAKAVGLVDDVGYLEQAIETAKKRAGLTDARVVVYRRPGEYQNNIYSRLFGAGDGLAAMANLDLLSLVRGGTPQFMYLWMP; from the coding sequence ATGCGTAACAGGCTCCGTACCTGCGTCGGTCTTGTCGCCTTTCTCGCGGTTCCGCTCCAGTTCGGATGCATTACGATCAATCTGCCGCCTCCGCCCGGCCCCCTGGAAGAAGTCCAGGTGAGCGGCGCCGGCGATGCCAAAGTCCTGCTGGTCGATCTGTCCGGCATCATCAGCTCCCAGGAACAGGACGGCTTCATCTCGCGCCCCAGCCTGGTCGCGACGTTGAAGGAAGAGCTGACGAAAGCCGCCAAGGACGACAAGGTGAAAGCGGTCGTGATCCGGATCAACAGCCCCGGGGGAACCGTCACCGCGTCCGACATCCTGTATCACGAATTGAAGGCCTTCAAGACCTCCCGGAAAATCCCGATCGTGGCGTCGATTCTGGATGTGGGCGCCTCCGGCGGCTATTACATCGCGGCCAGCGCGGACGCCATTCTCGCCCATCCGTCCTCCGTGACCGGCAGTCTCGGCGTCATCATGCTGACCATCAACGCGCGCGGCCTGCTCGAAAAAGTGGGCGTCGAAGCGACCGCCGTCACGTCCGGCCCGCGCAAGGACATGGGGTCGCCGTTCCGCGCGATGACGCCGGAAGAGCGCGCGATCTTCCAAGGGGTCATCGATTCCTTCTACCAGCGGTTTCTGACGGTGGTCCAGGAAGGCCGGCCCAATCTGTCCATGGACCAGATCAAGAAACTCGCCGACGGGCGGATCTATTCCGGGGAGCAGGCCAAAGCCGTCGGGCTGGTGGACGACGTCGGCTATCTGGAGCAAGCCATCGAGACGGCGAAGAAGCGGGCCGGGCTGACGGACGCGCGGGTCGTGGTCTACCGGCGCCCGGGGGAATATCAGAACAACATTTACTCGCGACTGTTCGGCGCGGGCGACGGGCTCGCAGCGATGGCGAACCTCGACCTGCTCTCGCTGGTGCGCGGGGGCACGCCGCAATTCATGTATCTATGGATGCCGTAA
- the carA gene encoding glutamine-hydrolyzing carbamoyl-phosphate synthase small subunit, producing the protein MKKAVLALADGTIFEGRALGYEGETVGEVVFNTAMTGYQEILTDPSYKGQIITMTCPHIGNYGVAPEDVESRRVWGEGFIVHEASTLASNWRSRATLHEYLREACIVGIEGIDTRSLTRHLREHGSQQGLISHVDLDPRRAVEKAGTAPSIIGRDLVAEVTCREPYDWTEGSGPWAPNPAGNGQVAGSGSPVPRNRPWRVVAYDFGVKRNILRRLVDVGCAVTVVPASTPAQAVLAMKPDGVVLSNGPGDPEGVPYAIEAVGHLIGRVPLFGICLGHQLLGLALGLRTYKLKFGHHGANHPVMDLRTKKVEITSQNHNFAVQIPHGTDPVPAQPPIVETTCGRAAITHLSLNDRSIEGLVCLDQPAFSVQYHPEASPGPHDSAYLFEEFVHLMENAHA; encoded by the coding sequence ATGAAGAAAGCCGTGCTGGCATTGGCCGACGGAACCATCTTTGAGGGCCGCGCCTTGGGCTATGAGGGCGAAACCGTCGGGGAAGTCGTGTTTAACACGGCCATGACCGGCTATCAGGAGATCCTGACCGATCCTTCGTACAAAGGCCAGATCATCACCATGACCTGCCCGCATATCGGGAACTACGGCGTGGCGCCGGAGGATGTGGAGTCTCGGCGCGTTTGGGGAGAGGGCTTTATCGTCCATGAGGCCAGCACGCTGGCGAGCAACTGGCGAAGCCGGGCCACGCTGCACGAGTATCTTCGCGAGGCGTGTATCGTCGGGATCGAAGGGATCGACACCCGATCCCTGACCCGGCACCTCCGTGAGCATGGCTCGCAGCAGGGCCTGATCTCTCACGTGGACTTGGACCCTCGACGGGCGGTCGAAAAAGCCGGGACCGCACCGAGTATTATCGGACGAGACCTGGTCGCGGAAGTGACCTGTCGCGAGCCCTATGACTGGACGGAGGGATCCGGCCCGTGGGCGCCCAACCCGGCCGGCAACGGGCAGGTTGCGGGTAGCGGGAGCCCGGTGCCGCGGAACAGACCGTGGCGCGTGGTCGCCTATGATTTCGGGGTCAAGCGGAACATTTTGCGGCGGCTCGTCGATGTGGGCTGCGCCGTGACGGTCGTGCCGGCCTCGACTCCGGCTCAGGCCGTGCTGGCGATGAAGCCCGACGGTGTCGTGCTGTCCAACGGTCCGGGCGATCCGGAAGGGGTACCCTACGCGATCGAAGCGGTCGGGCATCTGATCGGCCGGGTCCCGCTGTTCGGCATCTGCCTCGGTCACCAACTTCTCGGCTTGGCCCTCGGCCTGCGCACCTACAAGCTGAAGTTCGGACACCACGGCGCCAACCACCCGGTGATGGACCTGCGAACCAAAAAGGTCGAGATCACGTCGCAGAACCACAACTTCGCCGTCCAGATCCCGCACGGCACGGATCCCGTTCCCGCTCAGCCGCCGATCGTGGAGACGACCTGCGGGCGGGCGGCGATCACGCATCTCAGTCTGAACGACCGGTCCATCGAAGGACTCGTGTGTCTGGATCAGCCGGCCTTTTCCGTGCAATATCATCCCGAGGCGTCTCCTGGCCCTCATGATTCGGCCTATCTGTTCGAAGAATTCGTGCATCTGATGGAGAACGCTCATGCGTAA
- a CDS encoding DUF4149 domain-containing protein, producing the protein MSRGLRWSLVACLTLEFTALGVWTGGLVVLVAAVIPSVFNTFGGQDVGGLFLTRSFEGYNRLVLVAIAVLMVGAGWRTWIGRQGVPVLSATCAEWVLLGTMASVAAVIVFGLHPKAAALQAQAFAAQGEEARKAAFAAFFRLHWPVRILYLLNLGLGIVLITVKVRSWLRPQGNA; encoded by the coding sequence GTGAGCCGTGGGTTGCGCTGGAGCCTGGTCGCCTGCCTGACCCTGGAATTCACGGCATTGGGTGTCTGGACGGGCGGCCTCGTCGTGCTGGTCGCAGCGGTGATTCCGTCCGTCTTCAATACCTTCGGCGGGCAGGATGTCGGCGGTTTATTTTTGACCCGCTCGTTCGAAGGGTATAATCGCCTGGTGCTCGTCGCCATCGCGGTCTTGATGGTAGGAGCCGGCTGGCGGACGTGGATCGGGCGACAGGGAGTGCCCGTTCTCTCCGCCACCTGCGCCGAATGGGTGCTGCTGGGCACAATGGCGTCGGTCGCCGCCGTGATCGTGTTCGGGCTGCATCCCAAGGCTGCGGCCTTACAGGCGCAAGCCTTCGCGGCTCAAGGCGAAGAGGCGCGCAAGGCGGCGTTTGCCGCCTTCTTCCGGTTGCATTGGCCGGTGCGCATCCTGTACCTGTTAAACCTGGGATTAGGGATCGTGCTGATAACCGTGAAAGTGCGGAGCTGGCTCCGCCCGCAGGGGAACGCGTGA
- a CDS encoding dihydroorotase has protein sequence MTILIKNGHVIDPGRVNGVADILIEEGKIAAVGRHLSAPRSATVLDATGRLVLPGFVDLHVHLREPGFEYKETIETGTAAAVAGGFTSVCCMPNTDPVNDNQSITEFILERAQAAGNAQVFPIGAITKGSEGTELAEIGDLRRAGCVAISDDGRPVMNSLIMRRAMEYALAFDLPVVDHCEDLHLAEGGCMNEGLVSTELGLPGIPAAAEDIMVARNLALAELTGARLHLAHISTEGSVGMVREAKARGIRVTAEACPHHFSLTEEVCRGYNTHAKMNPPLRTWRDVQAVKEGLRDGTIDVIATDHAPHAPQEKQQEFAEAPFGIVGLETALPLTLALVEEGVLTLDAAVAKLTVAPAKAFGLAKGTLAPGADADVTLVDPQAQWEVDPTRFRSKSRNTPFAGWKVKGRVTTTLVNGRVVYELKPVEPEAR, from the coding sequence GTGACGATTCTGATCAAAAACGGGCACGTCATCGATCCGGGACGGGTGAACGGCGTGGCGGACATCCTGATCGAAGAGGGGAAAATCGCCGCCGTCGGGCGACACCTCTCCGCTCCGCGGTCCGCGACGGTCCTCGACGCGACGGGCCGCTTGGTCCTGCCGGGGTTTGTGGATCTCCACGTCCATCTGCGGGAACCGGGGTTCGAATATAAGGAAACGATCGAAACCGGAACGGCCGCGGCCGTCGCTGGCGGCTTCACGTCCGTGTGCTGCATGCCCAACACCGATCCGGTCAACGACAACCAGTCGATCACGGAATTCATCCTGGAGCGGGCGCAGGCGGCGGGGAATGCGCAGGTGTTCCCGATCGGCGCGATCACCAAAGGGTCCGAAGGAACAGAATTGGCGGAGATCGGCGATTTGCGGCGGGCCGGCTGCGTGGCCATCTCCGACGACGGTCGGCCGGTCATGAACAGCCTGATCATGCGCCGGGCGATGGAATACGCGCTGGCGTTCGATCTGCCGGTGGTGGACCATTGCGAAGACCTACACCTTGCGGAAGGCGGCTGCATGAACGAAGGCCTCGTGTCCACGGAGTTGGGCCTGCCCGGCATTCCCGCAGCAGCGGAGGACATCATGGTCGCCCGCAACCTGGCTCTCGCGGAGTTGACCGGGGCGCGGCTGCATCTGGCACACATCAGCACGGAGGGGTCGGTGGGCATGGTCCGCGAGGCGAAGGCACGCGGGATCCGGGTGACCGCGGAAGCCTGCCCACATCACTTTTCGCTGACGGAAGAAGTCTGCCGCGGCTACAACACCCATGCGAAGATGAATCCTCCGCTGCGGACCTGGCGGGACGTGCAGGCCGTCAAAGAGGGCCTGCGGGACGGCACCATCGACGTGATCGCCACGGATCATGCGCCGCATGCGCCGCAGGAAAAGCAGCAGGAGTTCGCGGAGGCGCCGTTCGGAATCGTCGGCCTCGAAACCGCGCTGCCGTTGACGTTGGCGTTGGTGGAGGAGGGCGTGCTGACGCTGGACGCTGCCGTCGCCAAGTTGACCGTGGCGCCGGCCAAGGCGTTCGGGCTGGCCAAAGGCACGTTGGCGCCGGGCGCCGATGCGGATGTCACCCTTGTCGATCCGCAGGCCCAATGGGAAGTCGATCCGACCCGCTTCCGCTCGAAAAGCCGGAACACGCCCTTCGCCGGGTGGAAGGTGAAAGGCCGGGTGACCACGACGCTGGTCAACGGACGCGTGGTCTACGAACTGAAGCCCGTGGAGCCAGAGGCGCGGTGA
- a CDS encoding aspartate carbamoyltransferase catalytic subunit, which produces MSLKRKDLLSLATLSVDEIMLILETADSFKEVTGREIKKVPALRGKTVVNLFFEPSTRTRTSFELAAKRLSADVINFSPSASSVVKGETLLDTARNIEAMQADIIVLRHQAAGAAETLARSVKSSVINAGDGWHEHPTQALLDLYTIRERKLPFKGLRVAIVGDVTHSRVARSNIYALTKLGAEVRVVGPPTMLPPAVDRMGARVYYNLEEALRGVQVIMMLRLQLERQGRALFPTIREYSRLYGLTAERVKLAEPGAIVMHPGPINRGVEIAPEVADSLSSVILDQVANGVAVRMGILYLMSGAN; this is translated from the coding sequence GTGAGCCTCAAGCGCAAAGACCTGCTCAGCCTCGCGACGTTGTCCGTCGACGAGATCATGCTCATCCTGGAAACGGCCGATTCCTTCAAAGAGGTGACCGGACGGGAAATCAAAAAGGTCCCGGCGCTCCGGGGCAAGACCGTCGTGAACCTGTTTTTCGAGCCCAGCACCAGGACCCGCACCTCCTTCGAGTTGGCCGCGAAGCGTCTCAGCGCGGATGTGATCAATTTCTCGCCCTCCGCCAGCAGCGTGGTCAAAGGCGAGACGCTGCTCGACACGGCGCGCAACATCGAAGCGATGCAGGCGGACATCATCGTCCTGCGCCACCAGGCCGCCGGCGCGGCGGAAACCCTGGCGCGCAGCGTCAAGTCCTCCGTCATCAACGCCGGCGACGGGTGGCATGAACACCCGACGCAGGCGCTGCTCGACCTCTACACGATTCGCGAGCGAAAACTGCCGTTCAAGGGGCTGCGCGTGGCGATCGTCGGCGACGTGACCCATAGCCGGGTGGCGCGGTCGAACATCTATGCTTTGACCAAGCTGGGCGCGGAGGTCCGAGTCGTCGGCCCGCCGACGATGCTTCCTCCCGCCGTGGACCGGATGGGCGCCCGCGTCTACTACAACCTGGAAGAGGCCTTGCGCGGCGTGCAGGTGATCATGATGCTTCGCCTGCAATTGGAACGGCAGGGCCGGGCCCTGTTTCCCACGATCCGGGAATACTCGCGCCTGTACGGGCTCACGGCCGAACGGGTGAAGTTGGCCGAGCCGGGCGCCATCGTCATGCATCCGGGCCCGATCAATCGGGGCGTGGAGATCGCGCCGGAGGTCGCGGACAGCCTGTCCTCGGTGATTCTGGACCAGGTCGCCAACGGCGTGGCCGTGCGCATGGGCATCCTGTATCTGATGTCGGGAGCGAACTGA
- the pyrR gene encoding bifunctional pyr operon transcriptional regulator/uracil phosphoribosyltransferase PyrR: protein MPGNRMTTGARTDKPQERPVMDAGDIARALTRIAHEILERNKGTKELALVGIRTGGVHLAHRLARRILDIEGAQVPIGELDITLYRDDLALRKDQPVLRKTSVPFNISDLKIVLVDDVLFTGRTTRAAMDGLIDLGRPAEIQLAVLVDRGHRQLPIKANYIGKNIPTSRDEIVKVLLEEEGEEDRVVILKA, encoded by the coding sequence ATGCCCGGAAACCGCATGACGACGGGCGCGCGGACGGACAAACCGCAGGAGCGGCCGGTCATGGACGCGGGCGATATCGCGCGCGCCCTCACCCGCATCGCCCACGAAATTCTCGAACGGAACAAAGGCACCAAGGAACTGGCGCTGGTCGGTATCCGCACCGGTGGCGTGCATCTCGCGCACCGCCTGGCCCGACGCATTCTCGACATCGAAGGCGCGCAGGTGCCGATCGGGGAACTCGACATCACCCTGTATCGGGACGATCTCGCCCTGCGCAAGGATCAGCCGGTGCTGCGGAAGACGTCCGTGCCGTTCAACATCTCAGACCTGAAGATCGTCCTGGTCGATGACGTCCTGTTCACCGGGCGCACGACCCGCGCCGCCATGGACGGCTTGATCGACCTGGGCCGGCCGGCTGAGATTCAACTGGCCGTGCTCGTCGACCGCGGGCACCGGCAACTGCCGATCAAGGCCAACTACATCGGCAAGAACATTCCCACGTCGCGGGACGAAATCGTCAAGGTGCTGCTCGAAGAAGAAGGGGAAGAGGACCGAGTGGTCATCCTGAAGGCGTAA
- a CDS encoding glutamate-5-semialdehyde dehydrogenase: METPAAATDQEIAPKSPEDYVAELVHKARAAAGRLATLSTDAKNRALTAMAEALEMKAEEILAANEKDLDAFDPAPERKAMADRLRLTPERIAEMAAGIREIVKLPDPLGEVPKMWLRPNGMQVGRVRVPIGVIGIIYEARPNVTADSAALCLKSGNVCVLRGGSEAIHSNTAIAAILAEAAEKEGVPAGAVSFVDRPDREIAVALLKQDRYIDLIIPRGGESLMQTVREHSTIPVIKHDKGVCHIYVDADADLALAERICFNAKVQRPSTCNAMETLLVHQTSARALLPGLIPKLQAAKVDVRGCPKTCQLVPEATPAGDDDYGKEFLDLILAVKVVKNMDEAMDHIAKYGSRHTEAIITTDYSRAMRFLREVDAGAVLVNASTRLNDGYQFGLGAEIGISSSRIHARGPMGLEELTCFKFIVLGSGQIRE, from the coding sequence ATGGAAACACCGGCTGCCGCAACCGATCAGGAGATCGCCCCGAAGTCACCGGAAGACTATGTCGCGGAATTGGTCCACAAGGCCAGGGCGGCGGCCGGGCGGTTGGCGACCTTGTCGACCGACGCGAAGAACCGAGCCCTGACGGCCATGGCCGAAGCCCTGGAAATGAAGGCCGAGGAGATCCTGGCAGCCAATGAGAAGGACCTCGACGCCTTCGACCCGGCGCCGGAGCGGAAGGCCATGGCCGATCGCCTCCGGTTGACGCCCGAACGGATCGCCGAGATGGCGGCCGGCATTCGCGAGATCGTCAAGCTGCCGGACCCCCTCGGCGAAGTCCCCAAGATGTGGCTGCGACCCAACGGGATGCAAGTGGGACGGGTCCGCGTCCCCATCGGAGTCATCGGCATCATTTACGAAGCCCGTCCGAACGTCACGGCCGACTCCGCCGCGCTCTGCCTCAAGTCCGGGAACGTCTGCGTGCTCCGCGGAGGATCGGAAGCGATCCACTCGAACACGGCGATCGCGGCGATTCTCGCCGAAGCGGCGGAGAAGGAAGGCGTGCCGGCCGGCGCCGTTTCGTTCGTCGATCGGCCGGATCGGGAGATCGCGGTGGCGCTGCTCAAACAGGACCGGTACATCGACCTGATCATCCCGCGCGGCGGGGAGTCGCTGATGCAGACCGTCCGCGAGCACTCGACGATCCCAGTCATCAAGCACGACAAGGGAGTCTGCCACATTTACGTGGATGCGGACGCCGATCTGGCTCTGGCCGAGCGGATCTGCTTCAACGCCAAGGTCCAGCGGCCGTCCACCTGCAATGCGATGGAGACGCTCCTGGTCCATCAAACCAGCGCACGGGCGCTGTTGCCCGGCCTGATCCCCAAACTCCAAGCCGCGAAGGTGGACGTGCGGGGCTGTCCCAAGACCTGCCAGCTCGTTCCGGAAGCCACGCCGGCCGGAGACGACGACTACGGCAAAGAGTTTCTCGATCTCATCCTGGCGGTCAAAGTCGTGAAGAATATGGATGAGGCGATGGACCATATCGCGAAGTACGGCTCGCGCCACACGGAAGCGATCATCACCACCGATTACAGCCGGGCGATGCGGTTCCTCCGGGAGGTCGATGCCGGCGCGGTCTTGGTCAACGCCTCCACGCGACTCAACGACGGCTACCAATTCGGGCTCGGCGCGGAGATCGGCATCAGCAGCTCCCGCATTCACGCGCGCGGCCCGATGGGGCTGGAAGAGTTGACCTGCTTTAAGTTCATCGTGTTGGGAAGCGGTCAGATCAGAGAGTGA
- a CDS encoding type II secretion system protein — protein MTNVRSDCLANTRGATYLLAMFSVVLIGISLSVAAKQWKIMVQRELEADLLAKGIEIQNALALYSAKMKAGRVIPGEVYPNSLADLTRQPKPVLRKVYLDPVGRGEWELVRAPTGGIMGVRSRSKAKPLRKHDFPLAVRHFEGLPTYHDWVFQYPSPSAGSLVPLQPGIVPNPAAVPQPQPPPSTPAPSG, from the coding sequence ATGACCAACGTCCGGTCGGATTGTCTCGCCAACACGCGGGGAGCGACGTACCTCCTGGCCATGTTCTCGGTCGTGCTGATCGGCATCTCGCTCTCCGTTGCGGCCAAGCAATGGAAGATCATGGTGCAGCGGGAACTGGAAGCCGATCTCCTGGCCAAGGGCATCGAGATTCAGAACGCCCTCGCTCTCTATTCCGCCAAGATGAAAGCCGGCCGCGTGATCCCGGGCGAGGTGTACCCTAATTCCTTGGCCGACCTGACCCGACAACCCAAGCCCGTCCTGCGGAAAGTCTACCTGGACCCTGTGGGAAGGGGAGAATGGGAGCTGGTCCGCGCGCCGACCGGCGGGATTATGGGCGTACGGAGCCGGAGCAAGGCCAAGCCGCTCAGGAAGCACGACTTTCCTCTCGCGGTGCGACACTTCGAGGGGCTGCCGACCTACCATGATTGGGTGTTTCAATATCCGAGTCCCTCCGCAGGCTCGCTCGTCCCGCTCCAACCCGGCATCGTGCCGAACCCGGCTGCCGTTCCTCAGCCGCAACCGCCGCCGTCGACTCCGGCTCCATCCGGCTAG
- a CDS encoding PilN domain-containing protein, translated as MQRVTHILLRHRGRRPRSNPFRINLSSRFRWYAKPARLGLIVLVVVAAAATVWDLGQIWTAHGEANDIAVALQRVREQDRAFVAESAKEGIDLSDAALQRLPGEVALANQLLEKRVFSWTRFLTELEQAIPSRLAINSIRLDPNSSIIRLNGAAFSLEDVTALAVALQDHPTFKDPVLGQHRDAGNGLVEFDLTLRYRPQRM; from the coding sequence GTGCAGCGGGTGACGCACATTCTACTCAGACATCGCGGGCGTCGTCCGAGGTCGAATCCGTTCCGGATCAATCTCAGCAGCCGGTTTCGCTGGTATGCCAAGCCGGCGCGGCTCGGGCTCATCGTGCTCGTCGTCGTCGCCGCCGCCGCAACGGTCTGGGATCTGGGGCAGATCTGGACCGCTCATGGCGAGGCCAACGACATCGCCGTTGCCTTGCAGCGGGTCAGAGAACAGGACCGGGCGTTCGTGGCCGAATCGGCCAAGGAAGGCATCGATCTCTCCGACGCGGCGCTCCAGCGACTGCCCGGCGAGGTGGCGCTGGCCAATCAGCTCCTGGAGAAACGCGTGTTCTCCTGGACCCGTTTCCTCACGGAACTGGAGCAGGCCATTCCGTCTCGCCTCGCGATCAACAGCATCAGGCTCGACCCCAACAGCTCGATCATCCGGTTGAACGGCGCCGCCTTCAGCCTCGAGGACGTCACGGCGCTCGCCGTCGCGCTGCAGGATCACCCGACGTTCAAAGATCCGGTGTTGGGACAGCACCGGGATGCCGGCAACGGATTGGTCGAGTTCGACCTGACGCTACGCTATCGACCCCAACGGATGTGA